CAAAGAGTGTGAGAGGCCTTGAGTGTTGCTGCATTTGAGCTAGAATTGGTTGGTTACACAATCTCACTCGCGTGTATTGTCTTGACAAGAAGCTTCCTTCTCAGCTTTTGGTGAACTTGTGTTTCTTTTGATCCAAGCTTTGATCTTGGTGTGGCTTGTGGTTACTATTTCACTCGACCACCTCTCTCTGTTTCAACTTGGGTCAGAGCAGTTCTGTACTTTGCTTTTGCACCAACTCTCTTCACTGGTCGGATTGATCCTTTTGGTTATGGTTCGAAGTATTTGATACTGCTGTCTTCGAAAGTTCCTCAGATTTGGAAGAATTTCAGAAACAAGAGCACTGGGCACAGCTTAGTTTCTTGACTTGTTTGATTAACTTGGGTGGAGCCATGGCGAGAGTTTTCACCAGCGTTCAGGAGAATGCTCCGTTTAGTATGGTGTCTGTCTCCTTGCATGGAATCATCATGATTCAGATTCTTTTGTTGTATATGTCAAAAGGAGAGGAAGAATAAAAGCAAgtgaatgataaaaaaaaaaaaaagatgtcatTAGAATCATTGCACTTATCCATTGTAAAGGAGATTAAAAAGATGTTtgcattcatttttttttatattatcaaattaaaataaaactcaacTTGTTTCATTACATTCCATGTTCCTCTCAATAAAAGGCTTGCTTTAGATTacacttattattatttttttctcctcaAAGAGTGAGTATAGTGATGATAAGAAATGTGTTACTATCAGCAGCTGAGATGAAATGTTTGTTTTTAAGCTATGGTTTCAATGGCAACCTTCTGCCTGGCTCTAATCTCCTCGGCTTTGTCGTCAGCAGCATCCCACAGTTCAGGAAAAGCTTCACGTATGTTGTGAATATGCTCCAGTGCAATATCCACCCCTTCAGCTTTGTGTGAGGTCCCAACCTGAATAATACAGAAAGATTAAGAGGTCAGCTTTGAGACTGATAAGTTCTGTTTCTAAAACTTATAATAAGTCTCTGCTTCTTTTACTTACCCATACGGTGTGGAGACCCACACGTTTCCCGGTTTGAATGTTACGGATGCTGTCATCAAAGAACAACTGCAAAAACCACCAAGTAGTTTTTGAGGTTTAGTGATAATATAAAAACGAAAGAGaggtagagattttgattgtGTTCTTACTGTCTTGTGAGGATTGATGTTGGTCATCTTGAAAACCTGTTCGAATGCTCCTTCAGATGGTTTGCAAATAACCGGAGTCTTTGGGAGTTCAACGCTTTGGTCAGGATTTGCCATGTAACTGCTTATGTCGAAGATCTCTCTGGTTTTACTAGCAGCAACAGGAGATTCAGTTTTGGTGTTTGGGTTGAGAGTCTCGAAAGATATGATTCTTTCAAAGCAGTCCTCTAGGCCTAGCCTGCCAATGATCTTGGCTGCATGAGCCTTGTCTGCATTTGTGAAAACCTGTGAAACAAAAAGGAAGATGAGAGAATTTATGTGAATGGGAAACTAAAATGTAAGAGGTTAGTAAAAAATACACATACAACTTTGCGAATTGGCAAGCTGAGAATAATGTTCCTCAGAACAGGGTCAGGCTTGAGTGTTGCGTATGGCAATCTCCCATGAACAAAACTGTGAAACAAAAGAAGGAGTCTTTAAGTACCAAAACACCTTTAAAAGAAAGgataagcaaataaaaaaaaggggGAGGTTAAGTTAGAGTACCGATGGAAA
This genomic window from Raphanus sativus cultivar WK10039 unplaced genomic scaffold, ASM80110v3 Scaffold1562, whole genome shotgun sequence contains:
- the LOC130494435 gene encoding uncharacterized protein LOC130494435; its protein translation is MAYEENFQKTSGPKYDCLLFDIDDTLYPFSSGLATLVKNNIQEYMTQKLGIEEDKVQELCLSLYKIYGTTMAGLKAVGYDFDYDDFHRFVHGRLPYATLKPDPVLRNIILSLPIRKVVFTNADKAHAAKIIGRLGLEDCFERIISFETLNPNTKTESPVAASKTREIFDISSYMANPDQSVELPKTPVICKPSEGAFEQVFKMTNINPHKTLFFDDSIRNIQTGKRVGLHTVWVGTSHKAEGVDIALEHIHNIREAFPELWDAADDKAEEIRARQKVAIETIA